CCTGGGCATAGTGCTGCGCAAGGCCGGCAAGGCAACGCGCGGTGTGGTCGACGACCTGTCCAACGGCATCACGCAGCTGGTTCGCGTGGTGATTCGCTTCGCCCCGCTGGGGATCTTCGGCCTGGTCAGCTCGACCCTGGCCGAGGCGGGCCTGGATGCCCTGCTCGGCTACCTGCACCTGCTGGGGGTGCTGATCGGCTGCATGCTGTTCGTGGCGTTGGTGATGAACCCGTTGATCGTGTTCTGGAAGATTCGTCGCAACCCTTACCCGCTGACCCTCCTGTGCCTGCGCGAAAGCGGTATCACCGCGTTCTTCACTCGCAGCTCGGCGGCAAACATTCCGGTGAACCTGGCATTGTCGGAGCGCCTGGGCCTGCATGAAGACACCTACTCGGTGTCGATCCCGCTGGGTGCGACCATCAACATGGCCGGGGCAGCGATCACCATTACCGTGCTGACCCTGGCGGCGGTGCATACCCTGGGGATCACCATCGACCTCCCGACCGCGGTGCTGCTCAGCGTGGTGGCCGCGGTCTGTGCCTGCGGCGCCTCGGGCGTGGCCGGCGGGTCGCTCCTGTTGATTCCTCTGGCTTGCAGCCTGTTCGGCATTCCCAGCGAGCTGGCCATGCAGGTGGTTGCCGTCGGCTTCATCATCGGTGTGTTGCAGGACTCGGCGGAAACCGCGCTCAATTCATCGACCGACGTACTGTTCACTGCGGCTGCGTGCGAGGCCATGGAGCGGCGTGCTGCCTGAGCCGCAATTGCTTAAGCCAGACGCAAGGCCTAGGCTAATGGCCTTTTCCTAGTAACGAGACAGGGCCATGTCAGAACACGAAACCGCAGGCGAAGGCCGCCTCAACAGTATCGAGGTCCGTATCCTCGGCGCGCTGATCGAAAAGCAGGCCACCAGCCCGGAAAGCTACCCACTGACACTCAATGCGCTGGTCCTGGCCTGCAACCAGAAGACCAGCCGGGAGCCGGTGATGAACCTCTCCCCCGGCCAGGTCGGCCAGGCCCTGCGTGCACTCGAAGGCCAGGACATGGCCCGCCTGCAGATGGGCAGCCGCGCCGACCGCTGGGAGCAGCGGGTGGACAAGGCGCTGGAACTGGTGCCGGCACAGTTGGTACTGATGGGCCTGATGTTCCTGCGCGGGCCGCAGACCCTCAATGAATTACTGACCCGCA
The Pseudomonas putida genome window above contains:
- the sstT gene encoding serine/threonine transporter SstT, with protein sequence MSPVFRLLNRTSLVTQIIIGLAAGIALALVAPSLARDLAFLGKVFVSALKAVAPILVFVLVIASIANHQQGQQTHIRPILWLYLLGTFGAAVVAVVASMAFPSTLVLSAHEATLSAPGGIAEVLQGLLLSAVDNPVSALVNANFIGILTWAIGLGIVLRKAGKATRGVVDDLSNGITQLVRVVIRFAPLGIFGLVSSTLAEAGLDALLGYLHLLGVLIGCMLFVALVMNPLIVFWKIRRNPYPLTLLCLRESGITAFFTRSSAANIPVNLALSERLGLHEDTYSVSIPLGATINMAGAAITITVLTLAAVHTLGITIDLPTAVLLSVVAAVCACGASGVAGGSLLLIPLACSLFGIPSELAMQVVAVGFIIGVLQDSAETALNSSTDVLFTAAACEAMERRAA
- a CDS encoding YceH family protein gives rise to the protein MSEHETAGEGRLNSIEVRILGALIEKQATSPESYPLTLNALVLACNQKTSREPVMNLSPGQVGQALRALEGQDMARLQMGSRADRWEQRVDKALELVPAQLVLMGLMFLRGPQTLNELLTRSNRLHEFEDVDQVQHQLERLVSRGLALHLPRQAGQREDRYTHALGDPAEIEAILAARQQEGGSRSASGAASDERIEALEARVAALEARLAQLEG